One genomic region from Bufo bufo chromosome 3, aBufBuf1.1, whole genome shotgun sequence encodes:
- the LOC120994009 gene encoding protein kinase C delta type-like, with amino-acid sequence MIKASKRPGSPTQESIQRKRKRGEEMGGKADDRPSMSYNTDMEQLSGTIPADAPILVTGLESFTFHKILGEGGYGKVMLATHPACQQQLAVKLVKKRVLLQDFKDTVLIERQVLEVTGKSPLFTHAYATFQTKDYAFFIMEFLSGGDLSGLMRANALFTIPVTRFMAAEIICGLQFLHTRGIIHRDIKPANILMNSAGHLKIADFGLAVMNIFGDKKISEYAGTLRYMAPEILLRKPYNTAVDWFSAGVMIYEMATGKYPFNAGILPETIEKSLINDVPTYPKGLNPQARDLIVGVSRKTHSSNTAAKYYENEDIENQG; translated from the exons ATGATCAAGGCTTCAAAAAGACCTGGAAGCCCTACACAGGAGAGTATCCAGAGaaagaggaagaggggagaagAGATGGGGGGAAAAGCTGATGACAGACCCAGCATGTCCTACAATACTGACATGGAACAGCTGTCAG GGACAATCCCAGCAGACGCCCCCATCCTTGTGACTGGACTGGAAAGCTTCACCTTCCATAAAATCCTTGGAGAGGGTGGTTATGGTAAA GTCATGCTGGCCACACATCCCGCCTGCCAACAACAACTGGCAGTGAagctggtgaagaagagggtcctgcTTCAGGACTTTAAAGACACTGTCCTGATTGAGCGACAGGTCCTGGAGGTGACTGGGAAGAGTCCATTGTTTACCCATGCTTATGCCACCttccagaccaag GACTATGCCTTCTTCATCATGGAGTTTCTTAGCGGAGGAGATCTAAGTGGCCTCATGAGAGCCAACGCCCTATTCACCATTCCAGTCACCAG ATTTATGGCAGCTGAGATCATCTGTGGGCTGCAGTTTCTCCACACCAGAGGCATCATACACAGGGACATAAAACCAGCCAATATCTTAATGAACAGCGCCGGTCACTTGAAGATCGCCGATTTTGGTCTTGCCGTGATGAACATCTTTGGGGATAAGAAGATCTCAGAATATGCCGGAACTCTTAGATACATGGCTCCTGAG ATTCTTCTACGGAAGCCCTACAACACGGCAGTGGACTGGTTCTCAGCTGGTGTGATGATATATgagatggctactggcaaatatccATTCAATGCCGGTATACTGCCTGAAACAATCGAAAAGTCACTGATCAATGATGTTCCCACCTACCCAAAAGGCCTCAACCCCCAAGCTAGAGACCTTATAGTGGGGGTGAGTAGAAAGACACATAGCAGTAATACAGCGGCTAAATATTATGAAAATGAGGACATTGAAAATCAGGGATAG